The Aliiroseovarius pelagivivens DNA segment AACGCCCCGAACTCAGGATGGGGTTGCATGAACTCTATCCAGTGCGTGAAGTTTGTCACGCGAGTCAGCGAGTACCGTGATACCGCAATTAGTTCGGGCTCGTAGGCATAGAGGTCATCCATCATTCGCTGGCGGTTGCGCGCCAGCAGATCATCGATGGTGTCGCAAAGTTTCAACTGTGTTGCGCAGTCCGTTCTCAAGCGCATCTCGAGCGCCCCCGGATAAACCCACTGGGCGGGATAGCGACTGGCCCAGTCCAGCCCCAGATCAAGGGCGGCCGAAGGGCCGGCATCCAAACCAGGCGATGCGGTCAAAATCGGGCCGGTTACCCTTAGATCGCGCGCCACGTCGACAACGTCATTTTTCAGGTTGTTGTCATAGAAAGGGAAGCTGAAGACGATGGCACATGTGAAGCTAGCTGCGATTGCAGACAGAAGCCGTGCGGACCACAGCGCTTGTTTGGTCAGCGCGACCCAGAACCCCGCAACGATAATAAAGCTGATCAATGGGACTAGGTGATAAAGGAAGCCCTTGCCCTGAGCGAGATAGCTGATCAATCCAGCCACAACTGCCAGCGCAAAAACTCCGCTGCCCTGACCGGGTCGGATCATATTGGGCACGAGGATGACCAAAGCGATGCCCACAGGAATCCGGATGGAGTGGAGCACATTGCTGAATTCCGTTCCATAAACACCGTACACCACTTGCCCGGTCGGAATGATCTCGGACAGGTAAAGCGGATACACCAGAGCAACAAAGAGTGTGTAACCGACGCCAATGGCCAGCATGCTCATATACTCGGGCCAGATCACTGGGCGCAGGGACCTGTTGCGCCAGATATCACGGACCAGCATGAGTATCGGGAAGATCAGGAAGTGGGGCTTCAGGCAGATCCCGATCGCAGCGACCAGTGCAGGCGCAATGGAGCGCGGGCCAATATTGCTCGATAGTTGTCCAACGAGCCACGGAAGAATGAGCAAGACCAAAAGATGTTCGCGTTGAGCGATGTTGTTGATTGCTGCAGCGGTCACACCGATTCCTGCCAAGATCAGAAACAGGGCTCTATGGCTCGGGGTCAAAATATCCGCGTCACGCAAAATGTGACCGGACCAAAGAAGGCTGCCAGCGCTCAAGAAGGCCACGAACAGATACTGGCCATTCGCAAGGGATATGCCGGGAAGCTCTGACAGCAAGACTGCAGGAATTGTCAGAAAGAAATTCAGGGGAGGATTGATTTCGATCACATCCACATAAAGGACAGCCCCTTCCAGCATTTTCTGCGTAGCCACTAGGTACCAGGCCACATCGTGATGATGCGGGCGCGACCAATAGATCAGCAAAAAGACAATCGAAAGCCCTACGGCGACAATGATCGAGATCCAGTCAGGTTGGATCTGGCGCCGATGGTGGGCAAACACCCAAAACTTCATGGCTACGAACGACGCCATAGGCACCGCGATCGCAACCAGCACCATCGAAAGACCAAAGCCCTGCCCCATACGTTCTGTAATC contains these protein-coding regions:
- a CDS encoding GtrA family protein, encoding MFMQLVRFAGVGGLATLVHVCVALLANSVFGLEGLAANFAGFIAAVLLSYFGHAKITFQAQADHTQHMPRFLFVSLVGLMTSSSVVWLITERMGQGFGLSMVLVAIAVPMASFVAMKFWVFAHHRRQIQPDWISIIVAVGLSIVFLLIYWSRPHHHDVAWYLVATQKMLEGAVLYVDVIEINPPLNFFLTIPAVLLSELPGISLANGQYLFVAFLSAGSLLWSGHILRDADILTPSHRALFLILAGIGVTAAAINNIAQREHLLVLLILPWLVGQLSSNIGPRSIAPALVAAIGICLKPHFLIFPILMLVRDIWRNRSLRPVIWPEYMSMLAIGVGYTLFVALVYPLYLSEIIPTGQVVYGVYGTEFSNVLHSIRIPVGIALVILVPNMIRPGQGSGVFALAVVAGLISYLAQGKGFLYHLVPLISFIIVAGFWVALTKQALWSARLLSAIAASFTCAIVFSFPFYDNNLKNDVVDVARDLRVTGPILTASPGLDAGPSAALDLGLDWASRYPAQWVYPGALEMRLRTDCATQLKLCDTIDDLLARNRQRMMDDLYAYEPELIAVSRYSLTRVTNFTHWIEFMQPHPEFGAFMSNYQLARTTKHHHFYLRAGRDVGAQ